One Nodosilinea sp. FACHB-141 DNA segment encodes these proteins:
- a CDS encoding NAD(+) kinase, which translates to MQLEQVIIVHKAGNRLSQKWAEKCAHQLEALGSKVLRGPSGPKDNPYPVFLASVSQPIDLAIVFGGDGTALTAARNLAAENIPILAVNIGGHLGFLTESSEEMDDTETVWERLMSDRFAVQRRMMLQARIYEGHRTNLDPVSEVYLALNEMAIKPASPDRMITSMLEMEIDGEVVDQYQGDGLLISTPTGSTGYTVAAGGPIIHPGMDAIVVTPICPLSLSSRPIVLPPGSVVSVWPLADPDLTTKLWTDGILGTAIWPGQRVDVRSAEAMAQFIILRQDHSYYGTLRNKLNWAGTRVNYVNNHRN; encoded by the coding sequence GTGCAACTTGAGCAAGTCATCATTGTCCATAAGGCTGGTAATCGGCTGAGCCAAAAGTGGGCCGAGAAGTGCGCCCACCAGCTAGAGGCTCTGGGCAGCAAGGTCTTGCGCGGTCCCAGTGGGCCTAAGGACAATCCCTACCCGGTGTTTTTGGCCTCGGTGAGTCAGCCCATTGACCTGGCCATTGTGTTTGGCGGCGACGGCACGGCACTGACGGCAGCTCGCAATCTGGCCGCCGAGAATATTCCTATTCTGGCGGTCAACATTGGCGGTCATTTGGGGTTTTTGACCGAAAGCTCTGAAGAGATGGACGACACCGAGACGGTGTGGGAGCGGCTGATGAGCGATCGCTTTGCCGTTCAGCGCCGTATGATGCTGCAAGCCCGCATCTACGAAGGCCATCGCACCAACCTCGACCCGGTGAGCGAGGTCTACCTGGCCCTCAACGAAATGGCCATCAAGCCCGCCTCCCCCGATCGCATGATCACCTCCATGCTCGAAATGGAAATCGACGGCGAAGTGGTGGACCAATACCAGGGGGATGGTCTGCTGATTAGCACCCCCACTGGCTCGACCGGCTACACCGTGGCGGCGGGCGGCCCGATTATTCACCCCGGTATGGATGCGATCGTGGTGACGCCGATTTGCCCCCTGAGCTTGTCGAGCCGCCCGATTGTGCTGCCGCCGGGCTCAGTGGTCAGCGTGTGGCCCTTGGCTGACCCCGACCTCACTACCAAGCTGTGGACCGATGGGATATTGGGCACCGCCATCTGGCCAGGGCAGCGGGTGGATGTGCGCAGCGCTGAGGCCATGGCCCAGTTCATCATTCTGCGCCAGGACCACTCCTACTACGGTACTCTGCGCAACAAGCTCAACTGGGCCGGCACCCGCGTCAACTATGTGAACAACCATAGAAACTAG
- a CDS encoding photosystem I assembly protein Ycf3 has translation MPRTQRNDNFIDKSFTVMADMILKMMPTKKSQKEAFAYYRDGMSAQADGEYAEAMENYREALILEEEPYDKSFILYNMGLIHASNGEHEIALEKYKEALDLNPRLCQALNNIAVIYHYKGEQAEASGDTDTAENLFDEAARYWLEAITIAPNNYIEAQNWMKNTGRMKNDIFF, from the coding sequence ATGCCAAGAACCCAACGCAACGACAACTTCATTGATAAATCCTTCACCGTCATGGCCGACATGATTTTGAAGATGATGCCCACTAAAAAGAGCCAGAAAGAGGCTTTTGCCTACTACCGTGACGGTATGTCTGCCCAAGCCGATGGGGAATACGCTGAGGCCATGGAAAACTACCGCGAAGCCCTGATTTTAGAGGAAGAACCCTACGATAAGAGCTTCATCCTTTACAACATGGGTCTGATTCACGCCAGCAACGGCGAGCATGAAATAGCCCTAGAGAAGTATAAGGAGGCGCTCGATCTGAACCCTCGCCTCTGTCAGGCCCTCAACAACATTGCGGTGATTTATCACTACAAGGGCGAGCAGGCTGAGGCCAGCGGTGACACCGACACTGCCGAAAACCTCTTTGACGAAGCGGCTCGCTACTGGCTAGAGGCGATCACCATTGCCCCCAACAACTACATCGAAGCTCAAAACTGGATGAAGAACACCGGCCGCATGAAGAATGACATTTTCTTCTAA
- the gatC gene encoding Asp-tRNA(Asn)/Glu-tRNA(Gln) amidotransferase subunit GatC, protein MIDLEQVRKVALLARLELTAEEEDQFTGQLSGILDYVEQLKELNTDDVEPTTRAIELSNITRTDSLQTFAERDAILDCAPDCEDGFFKVPKILSE, encoded by the coding sequence ATGATCGATCTTGAACAAGTTCGCAAAGTTGCTCTGCTGGCCCGCCTAGAACTCACTGCCGAAGAAGAAGACCAGTTCACCGGGCAGCTCAGCGGCATTCTCGACTATGTGGAGCAGCTCAAGGAGCTCAACACCGACGACGTAGAGCCTACCACCCGTGCTATTGAGCTCAGCAACATCACCCGCACTGACAGTCTTCAGACCTTTGCCGAACGAGATGCTATTCTCGACTGCGCTCCCGATTGCGAAGATGGCTTCTTCAAGGTGCCCAAGATCTTAAGCGAGTAG
- a CDS encoding TRAP transporter substrate-binding protein: MKRRQLVKTTTWGVAAATTASMAACTGASSPVAEGTAEDLPQIDWQMATSWPAALDTILGGAQTFADRVSTMSGGRFTISPRSAGEIAPPLEVLNVVSQGAVPCGHTASYYYVGRSPVMGFGASLPFGLTPQQQNAWLYEGGGLDKLQEFYARQFNVIQFPAGNTGAQMGGWFRREIASVSDLAGLKMRIPGLGGQVMSRLGVTVQTLPGGEIFQALQTGAIDAAEWVGPYDDEKLGLNKVAQYYYYPGWWEPGSTLEVQINLDQWNQLPEVYQQIVRAAAFEANMEMLSRYETRNNEALQRLVDDGVQLREYSAEIMTAAQEATFDLYDEFAANDADFKAIYDDWRGFRDRIYAWSQLNQGAFERFVYSNLKAGGEPPA; this comes from the coding sequence ATGAAGCGTCGGCAGTTGGTTAAAACGACAACCTGGGGCGTAGCAGCGGCTACGACCGCGAGTATGGCCGCCTGCACCGGGGCTTCTTCCCCAGTGGCAGAGGGCACCGCTGAGGATTTGCCCCAGATCGATTGGCAAATGGCTACTAGCTGGCCTGCCGCCCTTGACACGATTTTGGGCGGGGCTCAGACCTTTGCCGATCGCGTCAGCACCATGAGCGGCGGACGGTTTACCATTTCACCCCGCTCCGCTGGCGAAATTGCTCCCCCGCTAGAAGTGCTCAATGTGGTCTCTCAGGGAGCGGTGCCCTGTGGCCACACGGCGTCGTATTACTACGTGGGGCGCAGCCCGGTGATGGGCTTTGGGGCCAGTCTGCCCTTTGGCCTCACCCCCCAACAGCAAAACGCCTGGCTTTATGAGGGGGGCGGGCTAGACAAGCTCCAGGAGTTTTACGCCCGCCAGTTCAATGTGATCCAGTTTCCAGCTGGGAATACCGGGGCGCAGATGGGGGGGTGGTTTCGCCGCGAGATCGCCAGCGTCAGCGACTTGGCTGGGCTCAAGATGCGCATACCCGGTCTGGGGGGCCAGGTGATGAGCAGGCTGGGGGTGACGGTGCAGACGCTGCCGGGGGGAGAGATCTTTCAGGCGCTGCAAACCGGGGCGATCGACGCCGCCGAGTGGGTTGGCCCCTACGACGACGAAAAGCTGGGGCTGAACAAGGTGGCTCAGTACTACTACTACCCTGGCTGGTGGGAGCCGGGCAGCACTCTCGAAGTGCAGATCAACCTCGACCAGTGGAATCAACTGCCCGAGGTCTATCAGCAGATCGTGCGTGCGGCGGCCTTTGAGGCCAACATGGAAATGTTGTCGCGCTACGAAACCCGCAACAATGAAGCTCTCCAGCGCCTAGTTGACGACGGTGTGCAGCTGCGTGAATATAGCGCCGAGATTATGACCGCCGCTCAAGAGGCCACCTTTGACCTCTATGACGAGTTTGCCGCTAACGACGCCGACTTTAAGGCCATCTATGACGACTGGCGCGGGTTTCGCGATCGCATTTATGCCTGGAGCCAGCTCAATCAGGGGGCCTTTGAGCGCTTTGTCTACAGCAATTTGAAGGCTGGGGGCGAGCCGCCCGCCTAG
- a CDS encoding TRAP transporter large permease subunit, whose protein sequence is MGYEWLAIAMFVGFFLILMSGYPVAFSFAGTGLVFGLVGWLLGAFEPARLLLLPNIWFGTMANFTLLAIPFFVFLGAVLEKSGLAEELLETIGLVLGPLRGGMALAVVLVGTLLAATTGVVAATVILMGMISLPIMLRHGYDKELAAGTIIASGTLAQLIPPSLVLVVLSDQLGVSVGDLFLGALIPGLMLAGAYAVYVLMVAYFKPGTAPPLPLAMRQISPWNLLKRVMKAIVPPIVLIFVVLGSIFFGIATPTEAGAVGAVGACGLAALNGRLTLKLLQEAAHATAIVTGVVLIILFCSSFFGLVFDALGGKTLITNLLVNMPGGYVTFLLVANLVIFAMGVFLEFIEICFIAMPLLVPAAQALGIDMVWFGVVMALNLQTAFISPPVGFSLFYLQSVAPKTISTREIHRSALPFMAIQLVVLVVVMVFPQTVSWLVERSLQ, encoded by the coding sequence ATGGGCTACGAGTGGTTAGCGATCGCGATGTTCGTTGGCTTCTTTTTGATTTTGATGAGCGGCTACCCCGTGGCGTTTTCTTTTGCGGGTACGGGGCTGGTGTTTGGCCTGGTGGGCTGGCTGCTGGGGGCCTTTGAGCCCGCCCGCCTCTTGCTGCTGCCCAACATCTGGTTTGGCACCATGGCCAACTTCACCTTGCTAGCGATTCCGTTTTTTGTGTTTTTGGGCGCGGTGCTCGAAAAGTCGGGCCTGGCGGAGGAACTGCTAGAGACCATCGGCCTGGTGCTTGGCCCCCTGCGCGGCGGCATGGCCCTGGCGGTGGTGCTGGTCGGCACCCTGCTGGCGGCAACGACTGGGGTGGTGGCCGCCACGGTCATTCTCATGGGCATGATTTCGCTACCGATTATGCTGCGCCACGGCTACGACAAAGAGCTGGCCGCTGGCACCATCATTGCCTCAGGCACCCTGGCACAGCTGATTCCGCCTAGCTTGGTGCTAGTGGTGCTGAGCGACCAGCTGGGGGTGTCGGTGGGCGATCTGTTCCTAGGGGCGCTGATTCCAGGGCTGATGCTGGCTGGAGCTTACGCGGTCTATGTGCTGATGGTGGCTTACTTTAAGCCTGGCACCGCGCCGCCGCTGCCCCTAGCCATGCGCCAGATCAGCCCCTGGAATCTGCTAAAGCGAGTGATGAAGGCGATCGTGCCGCCAATAGTGCTGATTTTTGTGGTGCTGGGCAGCATTTTCTTTGGCATTGCCACCCCTACCGAAGCGGGGGCAGTGGGGGCGGTGGGGGCCTGCGGGCTGGCCGCCCTCAACGGACGACTGACGCTCAAGCTGCTGCAAGAGGCCGCCCACGCCACAGCGATCGTGACGGGGGTAGTGCTGATTATTCTGTTTTGCTCGTCGTTTTTTGGCCTGGTGTTTGATGCCCTAGGAGGCAAAACCCTGATCACCAATCTGTTGGTGAACATGCCGGGGGGCTACGTGACCTTTTTGCTAGTGGCCAACCTAGTGATTTTCGCCATGGGAGTGTTTTTAGAATTCATTGAAATTTGCTTCATAGCCATGCCGCTGCTGGTGCCCGCCGCCCAAGCTCTAGGCATTGACATGGTGTGGTTTGGGGTGGTGATGGCGCTGAATTTGCAGACGGCGTTTATTTCGCCGCCGGTAGGGTTCTCGCTGTTTTATTTGCAGAGCGTGGCACCAAAGACCATCAGCACCCGCGAAATTCACCGCAGCGCGCTGCCGTTTATGGCCATTCAGCTAGTAGTGCTGGTGGTAGTGATGGTGTTTCCCCAGACAGTGAGCTGGCTGGTGGAGCGATCGCTCCAATAG
- a CDS encoding TRAP transporter small permease subunit, producing the protein MGRLLRVAEAIDNLSEWIGKSLSWLVLLTVVVGFYNVMARYIGRFVGLQLASNGLLEWQWYLFSITFLLSFPYILQQGANVRVDFLESGWSDRRKAMISFWGTVLFLIPFCVLGLWVTVNPVMQSWGLLPDGTWGRWEVSSDASGLPRAPIKSMVLVGFGLLLLQAVAQAIKYWAVWCGYIEGRLLPEAEADLPPLE; encoded by the coding sequence ATTGGACGGCTGTTGCGGGTGGCTGAAGCCATCGATAACTTGAGCGAGTGGATTGGCAAGAGCCTGAGCTGGCTGGTGCTGCTCACCGTTGTTGTCGGATTTTACAACGTTATGGCCCGCTACATTGGCCGTTTTGTGGGCTTGCAGCTGGCCTCGAACGGACTGCTTGAATGGCAGTGGTACCTATTTTCGATCACGTTCTTGCTCAGCTTTCCCTACATCCTCCAGCAGGGGGCAAATGTGCGGGTCGATTTTTTGGAGTCGGGCTGGAGCGATCGCCGCAAGGCCATGATTAGCTTCTGGGGCACGGTGCTGTTTCTGATTCCCTTTTGCGTGCTGGGGCTGTGGGTGACGGTGAACCCGGTGATGCAGTCGTGGGGGCTGCTGCCCGACGGCACCTGGGGCCGCTGGGAGGTTTCCTCCGACGCCAGTGGGCTGCCCAGGGCACCGATCAAATCGATGGTGCTGGTGGGTTTTGGGCTGCTGCTGCTCCAAGCCGTAGCCCAGGCGATTAAGTACTGGGCAGTGTGGTGCGGCTATATCGAGGGCAGGCTGCTGCCGGAGGCCGAGGCTGACCTGCCGCCCCTGGAGTGA
- a CDS encoding nucleotidyltransferase domain-containing protein encodes MANAYGLTESDRAQIVGAFRQFEEITTVVLFGSRAKGNYKPGSDVDLAVKGDRITQRTIAQLADVLNEDLPLPYYFDVVHYNTLESQPLADHIDRVGVIIYDRASELTPI; translated from the coding sequence ATGGCTAACGCCTACGGTCTTACAGAGAGCGACAGGGCTCAGATCGTTGGCGCCTTTCGCCAGTTCGAGGAGATCACAACGGTGGTGCTGTTTGGCTCGCGGGCCAAGGGCAACTATAAGCCAGGGTCAGACGTGGATCTAGCGGTGAAGGGCGATCGCATAACCCAGCGCACCATCGCCCAGCTCGCCGACGTGCTCAATGAGGATCTGCCGCTGCCCTATTATTTTGATGTTGTGCACTACAACACCTTGGAGAGCCAACCGTTGGCTGACCACATCGATCGCGTTGGCGTAATCATTTACGACCGGGCTAGCGAGTTGACTCCCATCTAG
- a CDS encoding nucleotidyltransferase substrate binding protein produces the protein MHPPDTRWVQRFANFERTFLLLRDALDIESPSLVERAGIIQFFELAFELAWKVMKDYEEAEGIVVKTPREAIKQGFQIGLIAQGHGWMNALQDRNLTTHTYNEATAIAVETSIRNDYFPLLAELYQVLKVKTDG, from the coding sequence ATGCATCCCCCCGATACCCGCTGGGTTCAGCGATTCGCTAACTTCGAGCGCACGTTTTTGCTGCTGCGCGATGCCCTCGATATTGAGTCACCCTCGCTGGTGGAGCGCGCGGGAATCATTCAGTTCTTTGAATTGGCCTTTGAGCTGGCGTGGAAGGTGATGAAAGACTACGAGGAGGCTGAGGGGATTGTGGTTAAAACCCCTAGAGAAGCCATTAAGCAGGGGTTTCAGATCGGTCTGATTGCCCAAGGTCACGGCTGGATGAACGCTCTGCAAGACCGCAACCTGACCACGCATACCTACAATGAAGCCACGGCGATCGCAGTCGAAACCAGCATTCGCAACGACTACTTTCCCCTGCTGGCCGAACTTTACCAAGTTCTCAAGGTGAAGACTGATGGCTAA